In one window of Thermodesulfovibrionales bacterium DNA:
- a CDS encoding biopolymer transporter ExbD, with translation MMDNPIDNPYEEFEVIDKINVVPMLDLAWNLLLVFMITVTASVQSISVNLPKASAAAGQVKASTKAITITAEGIIYLDSYPVSIEELESRLRQYKAEDPNIPVVVRGDENVLYKNVVEVLDILQRLDINQLGIVTKRLVK, from the coding sequence CCTATGAAGAGTTTGAAGTGATTGACAAGATCAACGTGGTCCCAATGCTCGACCTGGCATGGAATCTTCTGCTGGTATTTATGATTACGGTAACAGCGAGCGTGCAGAGTATCAGCGTCAACCTTCCAAAGGCGAGTGCTGCGGCAGGCCAGGTCAAGGCATCAACAAAGGCGATCACAATCACTGCAGAGGGGATAATCTATCTCGACAGCTATCCGGTCTCCATTGAAGAACTGGAGAGCAGGCTCAGGCAGTATAAGGCCGAGGATCCTAATATCCCGGTAGTGGTCCGGGGGGATGAAAACGTATTGTACAAGAATGTCGTCGAGGTCCTTGACATCCTCCAGAGGCTTGATATTAATCAACTGGGAATTGTGACGAAGAGGCTCGTTAAGTGA